ctcatttctctcaaagggagataattttaccgacggtacaagtagacattataacgtccaatggaacggtcgttaagggtcgcacattattagattccggctcacaagtcaactatgttaccacatctttcgctaagaagaataacttcaaattagagaaaatctctcaaaaaattgtaggtatcgctaatcaagaaagtagcattcgtcacatcaccaaggtgaccataaggtcttcaaccactaattactcaaccaaagtgttgtgtttggtattaccagaaattactggcgaaattccaactgtgaaactggatcaacagttaatttcaataccagcgggaatcaagttatcagatcccctttggaataaaccgacgccaatcgatttattgctcggcgccgagatttgcgttcatgctatgaaagcaggaaccatccagttaggaaaaggtatgcctatcttaaaggataccgaattcggatggacaatagttggtccatatcccgaagtaaataatgctccagggaagagccacataggcttaagtcaattagacagtcacattcaaaacttttggatgatcgaccaggttcctatggtaaaacatcaatctcttgaggagaaaagatgtgaggaacatttccaagcacacacatcacgagataaaaacggtagattttgtgtagctttaccatataaaaattccccggtagtattaggaagttcattgcacattgcggagaaaagacacaaaactttggaaagacgttttttagccaataataatttaaaaatggaatacaataaagttttagaagagtacataaatttaggacatatgtcagagtgtgaacccccggaggcacatgaggttcattgttatttacctcatcacgtcgtggttaaggagtctagccttaccactaaatatcgtgtagtttttgatgcgtccgcaaagacaacgtccaatatctcactaaataatattttgatggtgggacctagtgtccaatcagatttgttaagtttactactcaactttcgactccataaatacgtgattactgcggatattaagcagatgtaccgacagattcaaatagcagagaaaaataaaaatgtacaacgaatcatttggcgaacagatccccagagtaaattcaagcattacaaacttaatacagtaacattcggaactgcttcagccccatttttagctactagatgtctaaatcagttagcagaggagaatagaaacaaatatcccatcgctagtaaagtgatcgaacgtgatttttatgttgatgatttgctcacgggaactaatactattgaagctggtaaattattaaaggttcaactggaaaccatattattatcagccggtatgcccttaagcaaatggacatcgaacaactccgatataatcacggatgttaaggctgacgattgttcagattttaacttctctaacgaatcacacaaaactttaggtttattttggaaaccgcgggaagacgtttttgtatttaaggttcaaaccgaagtcgagactgaaaatataacaaaaagaaactttttatcagtaattagtcagatcttcgacccattaggactattatctccattgttaattaattataagatattaatgcaatctgtctggcaacaaaccattggttgggatgaattcattcctcagacaatcttcaaaaaatggaaagattgtcaattatccaatacagtcatgaaactttataaaattcctagattgataatactaaataatgtcattaatatacaggcacacggattttgtgacgcatccgagaaagcttatggtgcttgtatttatgtaaaatgtactgatcaattgggaaattccaaatgtcatcttgtgtgttctcgttcgagagtcgctccgctcagttttgtaactattccgcgtttagagctgtgctccgctatgttattatcaaagttaatgaagtcaacaatagaccaattaacaattcatattaatgaaaaatattattggacggattcaaccgtcgcattgcattggattagaggagagtcatgtaaatggaccaccttcgttgccaatcgagtggccgaaatccaatcaatatctcaacccattgagtggtaccatgtctcctctacagacaatccagcagatttaatttctcgagggactcaaccatcagaattaaatcataattcgttatggtgggacggccctagttggttgaaattagacgaatcacgatggcctcgaagacctcctgagatcacaatagatcttccagagagaagggtagtcactaacgctacccttgtgagggaaaataattggatagataaacattctcatcttccaagactccttcgagttttatcatatgttcgtcggccactaaggaataaacaattaaacgttaaagaaaataacgaaccgtccgctttagaattaaaagatgctttaaataatttgataaggttatcgcaaatggaatcatttccattggaatatcgtttgctgagcaagggacatccaattcccagtagcagtaaattagctaaattgtcccctctattccatgagaatttaatttgtgttggaagtagacttcctctgggaacaactctatcaacgtcacccattatcttgtcaaataagcataaacttacacacatgattgtccgagatgcgcacttgaaatatattcacttgggtactcaagccttactgtcgttattgcggcagacctattggccattggccggacataatactgtcaaaggagtggtgcgttcatgtgtcatttgtttcagaaataaaccact
The genomic region above belongs to Arctopsyche grandis isolate Sample6627 unplaced genomic scaffold, ASM5162203v2 HiC_scaffold_31, whole genome shotgun sequence and contains:
- the LOC143921898 gene encoding uncharacterized protein LOC143921898, translated to MSSAENEVIEASTSQSHKGRNPTRDVEPIRDRSSSRIHQTRSQTQSIKTLAKENKVEVTMTSIELRYSGAFKRLQEKIDRISEINEGQYQFIEKAYDYLQKLHYEYLDNITDIEQADQIDEEFYIITMTIQNLKAALERQSIQDCKLKVEQATIKFARDKLPTLTIPTFQGDPSEWQSFQQAFKNIIGNKTEYSNVTKLQYLHQSLIGPALAAVSGLDISSDNYEIAWSILDKQYNLPRLNLKTRINSLCDLKLITRESHIELRNLLNQVTVCIKNIESLGYAREILDPWVTCLVLRKLPFNIVRDWEISLVSREMPPYESLETFLQNRCNVLQSTASVTTVKEFPHSRQRIMRTHVANKNPSSKVNACAFCRNNHFIGKCDKFKAKSSMERNEFVKSNNMCFKCLNSSHKITNCKSNYNCLRCKQNHHTLLHQDDTFSSNNTGRKSINAHSTHFSQREIILPTVQVDIITSNGTVVKGRTLLDSGSQVNYVTTSFAKKNNFKLEKISQKIVGIANQESSIRHITKVTIRSSTTNYSTKVLCLVLPEITGEIPTVKLDQQLISIPAGIKLSDPLWNKPTPIDLLLGAEICVHAMKAGTIQLGKGMPILKDTEFGWTIVGPYPEVNNAPGKSHIGLSQLDSHIQNFWMIDQVPMVKHQSLEEKRCEEHFQAHTSRDKNGRFCVALPYKNSPVVLGSSLHIAEKRHKTLERRFLANNNLKMEYNKVLEEYINLGHMSECEPPEAHEVHCYLPHHVVVKESSLTTKYRVVFDASAKTTSNISLNNILMVGPSVQSDLLSLLLNFRLHKYVITADIKQMYRQIQIAEKNKNVQRIIWRTDPQSKFKHYKLNTVTFGTASAPFLATRCLNQLAEENRNKYPIASKVIERDFYVDDLLTGTNTIEAGKLLKVQLETILLSAGMPLSKWTSNNSDIITDVKADDCSDFNFSNESHKTLGLFWKPREDVFVFKVQTEVETENITKRNFLSVISQIFDPLGLLSP